A stretch of the Halorussus lipolyticus genome encodes the following:
- a CDS encoding ABC transporter ATP-binding protein has protein sequence MSDPLLSVRNLRARFDAEAGGDVWAVDGVSFEVARGETVCLVGESGSGKTVTCEALTRLVSADLDGEIRFGGRDLLDRSEEDLREVRGAEIAHIFQNPQGALDPVYSVGEQLREAVARNRDLSDSSESPREVATDLLDRVGIPEAEARYDDYPHEFSGGQKQRVVIALALAGDPDLVVADEPTTALDVTIQAQILDLLRELREERDVGVLFVTHDLGVAAQVADRIVVMYAGKVMERGGVSDIFDSPGHPYTRALFRCLPGWGSALDPIPGDPIDPADPPGGCRFHPRCSSAVPECAEGEQPDLYDAGSGEGAEGGGSAGEGSPAEDHCVSCVFYGPDRDPGVLDPQTTPEPAHIAEEGTDD, from the coding sequence ATGAGCGACCCCCTGCTGTCGGTCCGGAACCTCCGCGCCCGATTCGACGCAGAGGCCGGTGGTGACGTTTGGGCGGTAGACGGCGTGAGTTTCGAAGTCGCCCGCGGCGAGACCGTCTGTCTGGTCGGCGAGTCGGGGTCGGGCAAGACCGTCACCTGCGAGGCCCTGACCCGACTCGTCTCGGCCGACCTCGACGGCGAAATCCGATTCGGCGGCCGCGACCTGCTGGACCGCTCCGAGGAGGACCTCCGCGAGGTCCGGGGAGCCGAAATCGCCCACATCTTCCAGAACCCGCAGGGCGCGCTCGACCCGGTGTACTCGGTCGGCGAGCAACTCCGCGAGGCCGTCGCGCGCAACCGCGACCTGTCTGACTCCTCGGAATCGCCCCGCGAAGTCGCTACTGACCTTCTCGACCGCGTGGGGATTCCGGAGGCCGAGGCCCGATACGACGACTATCCCCACGAGTTCTCGGGCGGCCAGAAACAGCGCGTCGTCATCGCGCTGGCCCTCGCGGGCGACCCGGACCTCGTCGTGGCCGACGAACCGACCACCGCGCTCGACGTGACGATTCAGGCCCAGATTCTGGACCTCCTGCGCGAACTACGAGAGGAGCGCGACGTGGGCGTCCTGTTCGTCACCCACGACCTCGGCGTCGCCGCGCAGGTCGCCGACCGAATCGTCGTGATGTACGCCGGGAAAGTGATGGAACGCGGCGGCGTCTCCGACATCTTCGACTCGCCGGGCCACCCCTACACCCGCGCCCTGTTCCGGTGTCTGCCCGGTTGGGGGTCGGCGCTCGACCCGATTCCGGGCGACCCCATCGACCCGGCCGACCCGCCCGGAGGCTGTCGGTTCCACCCGCGATGCTCGTCTGCGGTCCCGGAGTGTGCCGAGGGCGAGCAACCCGACCTGTACGACGCCGGGAGCGGTGAGGGTGCCGAAGGCGGCGGGAGCGCCGGTGAAGGCTCACCGGCCGAGGACCACTGCGTCTCCTGCGTCTTCTACGGTCCGGACCGCGACCCCGGCGTCCTCGACCCCCAGACGACGCCCGAACCGGCGCACATCGCCGAGGAGGGGACCGATGACTGA
- a CDS encoding ABC transporter permease, producing the protein MATGSGDRATFEEVDWSAVDDGNRSPTGRTLAFLTALGVLAVAFGYDYLLADGPLVAGWSPTALDWLSLVGVAAFACYVVAPLAQNRHLTRRYWRQLRRDRLAVASLCWLVFFALFALVGPVILGDPETAPMGMGATEGRYGIPIYQPPVGFGVSEYATPVCSGPISGGKCWGTLLHPLGTTNTGKDVLAFVARGARIELQLAFVAGSILVPIATVVGTVSAQFGGRVDSLLMRYVDLQQVIPAFFVYLVAQFLYGGSLLLMVVVFGLLNWGGVARLVRSEALKKRETGYVKAAQAAGSGRLAVVRRHLMPNVSNAVVTAITLQIPMLLVIETTLSYLGLGPMQGQSWGYLIETNIHDANFPTLGWWSVAAPVGFLVATVVSLNLLGDALRDVLDPRTDGKTSQTGGTNGGGHR; encoded by the coding sequence GTGGCGACGGGTTCCGGCGACCGCGCCACCTTCGAGGAGGTCGATTGGTCGGCAGTGGACGACGGCAACCGCTCGCCGACCGGGAGGACGCTCGCCTTCCTGACTGCGCTCGGCGTCCTCGCGGTGGCGTTCGGCTACGACTATCTCCTCGCGGACGGCCCGCTCGTGGCTGGGTGGTCGCCGACCGCGCTCGACTGGTTGTCGCTGGTCGGCGTGGCGGCGTTCGCCTGCTACGTGGTCGCGCCGCTAGCGCAGAATCGCCACCTGACGCGGCGCTACTGGCGGCAGTTGCGCCGGGACAGACTCGCTGTCGCCAGTCTCTGCTGGTTGGTCTTCTTCGCGCTGTTCGCGCTCGTCGGTCCCGTGATTCTGGGCGACCCCGAGACGGCACCGATGGGGATGGGTGCGACCGAAGGCCGGTACGGGATTCCCATCTACCAGCCACCGGTCGGCTTCGGCGTCTCGGAGTACGCCACGCCGGTCTGTAGCGGCCCGATTTCGGGCGGCAAGTGCTGGGGCACCCTCCTCCACCCCTTGGGCACCACCAACACCGGCAAGGACGTGCTGGCGTTCGTGGCCCGCGGAGCGCGCATCGAACTCCAACTGGCGTTCGTCGCCGGGTCGATTCTGGTCCCGATAGCTACCGTGGTCGGCACCGTCTCGGCCCAGTTCGGCGGCCGGGTCGATTCGCTGTTGATGCGCTACGTGGACCTCCAGCAGGTCATCCCCGCCTTCTTCGTCTACCTCGTCGCGCAGTTCCTCTACGGCGGAAGCCTCCTGCTGATGGTCGTCGTCTTCGGCCTGCTCAACTGGGGCGGGGTCGCCCGACTCGTCCGGTCCGAGGCCCTGAAGAAGCGCGAGACGGGTTACGTCAAGGCGGCCCAAGCCGCCGGGAGCGGTCGCCTCGCGGTGGTCCGGCGACACCTGATGCCCAACGTCTCGAACGCGGTGGTCACCGCCATCACGCTCCAGATTCCGATGCTGTTGGTCATCGAGACCACCCTCTCGTACCTCGGTCTCGGCCCGATGCAGGGCCAGTCGTGGGGCTACCTCATCGAGACCAACATCCACGACGCCAACTTCCCGACCCTCGGTTGGTGGTCCGTGGCCGCCCCGGTCGGGTTCCTCGTGGCCACCGTGGTCTCGCTCAACCTCCTCGGCGACGCGCTCCGGGACGTGTTGGACCCCAGAACCGACGGTAAGACCAGCCAGACCGGCGGTACGAACGGCGGAGGACACCGATGA